The sequence TCTAGCCATGCTAGCCATGTGAGACACAGAATCTGGCCGGACAATGCTCCCGCGCCGTAAAACCCCACGCGGGCAGCTGACTACTTTTGCTCCGGCTAACGGGCTACCAAGGGAAGGGTATTGCGAGCTTAGACTTTCTCAGCTACCTGTTTGGTGATTAATTCAAGGCTTATTTTGCAACTAACAAGGCCTGTTTATGCTCGTGGGGTTCACAAGCATAGTAGAGCTCTGTTGGTTAAGTATCTTTACGAATTTGGAAGCTGCATATGTCACAGATAACCAGACATCGAATGTTGCAATCCAAACCTTGAAGAATTGACACCAAATCTTCGAAATGTCTTCAGAACATAGACTCTACTATACTACGCCATCAACAAGCTTCCCCACGTCTTTGCCTCTTGGTAATGGCCGGTTTGCTGCTTCAGTTCTTTCCTCTCCAGACCTTGAGACGTTTATCTTGAATGAAGTTACCTTCTGGTCTGGAGAAGCTCGGAATGCCGGCGAGGGATTGACGGAACGTCCTGAAGATCCCAAAGCTGAAGTTAGAAAAACGCAAAACTGTTATCTCAGTGGAGACTATGCTCAaggcaagaaaagagcagagaagtACCTTGAGAGCAAGAAGATTAATTTTGGAACCAACCTTGGAGTTGGGAAGCTTGACATCTGTATCAACGGCCATGGAAATCCCGGCGATATCCAAGATTTCGAGAGAGAATTACGTTTTGACGAGGCTGTAACTGAAACAAGATATAAATTCAACGGTCGCCAGTATAAGCGAAGATCCTTTCTAAGCCATCCGCATCAAGTCCTTGTGATACAatttgatggcgatgacctAGGTGGACTCGAAATCGCCGTCGGCGTGCAAGGCGAAAATGAAGCTTTTACTTCCAAGATAAACGGAGATACAAGGCTAGAGTTTGATGCGCAAGCTCTCGAGACTGTGCATAGTGATGGAACCTGTGGCGTCAAAGGCTTCGGTATGGTCGCAGCAACGGTTGACGAGGGAAAGGTTGAGCAGAGGGGTGGCAAGCTCGTAATTTCAGCACATAAGAGCATAACGATACTAGCAGCTCTCAATACTGATTATAACGAATTACGCAAcgagtggagagagagaactcTTGCACAAATAGAAGAggctcttcagcttcctaTTGACCATCTTCTGAAAGAACATCTGGAAGACTACCAGCCTCTCTACCGTCGGATGAGCATTACCCTGGGACCTATATCCAGCGCTACTTCCAACATTCCCACAGACCAACGTCGAGGCAACTTTGAATCATCAGGGTATACTGATTCAGGAATGTTTGCGCTTTACTTCCACTATTCACGGTACCTTACAATCGCTGGTACGCGCGAAGATTCGCCTTTGCCGCTACATCTACAGGGTCTATGGAATGATGGCGAAGCATGCAAGATGGGCTGGAGCTGCGATTACCATCTCGATATCAACACGCAGATGAACTACTTTGCCATCCTGAACAGCGGCCTAGCGGATCTCCTGAAACCTCTCTACAAATACATCCTCAAAATTGCTGTAAAAGGCCAACAGACTGCACGTACCTGCTATGGCTCCCCTGAAGGCTGGGTAGCTCATGTCTTCAGCAACGCGTGGGGTTTTACAGATCCTGGCTGGGAGATATCGTACGGACTAAATGTGACTGGCGGTCTATGGATGGCAGCACCTCTGATTGAGATGTACGAGTACACTCTAGATGATGGTCTTATGATGAACGACTTGTGGCCACTTCTGCTCGGCGCGACCAAATTCTGGCTTGACTATATGATTGAGGATCCCAAGACAGGTTGGCTGCTCACGGGTCCATCTGTAAGCCCAGAAAACAGCTTCTTTGTTGTCAATGCAGATGGCACAAAGGAAGAGCACTCTGCCGACTTGGCACCGACTCTTGATGTTGTCTTAATTCGCGATCTCTTTGCATTCTGCGAGTACTTTGCTGGCCGGTTGAAAACTATTACAGGCTACCCTTGGGATGAAGACGTCAAGGAATATCAAAGGGTACAGGCAAAGCTGCCCCCGTTCCAAATTGGCAAAAATGGCCAACTTCAAGAATGGCTGCATGATTACGAAGAAGCCCAGCCCTACCACCGGCATCTGTCTCACACCATGGCTTTATGTCGGTCAGCGTTGATCTCAGCTAGGCATCAGCCAGATTTGGCAGAGGCAGTTCGTGTGTCCCTTGAGCGAAGGCAAGGCCGCGACGATCTTGAGGACATTGAGTTCACCGCCGCGCTCTTCGCCCTCAATTATGCTCGATTGGGAGATGCTGAGAAGGCTGTCGCTCAAATTGGCCACCTTGTAGGGGAACTGAGCTTTGACAACCTGCTGAGTTACAGTAAGCCGGGCGTTGCTGGTGCCGAGAAGAATATATTCGTCATTGATGGAAATTTCGGCGGTGCCGCAGCCATTGCTGAGATGTTGATACGGTCAATTATGCCTCGCTTAGGAGGACCGGTTGAGATAGACTTGCTCCCGGCCCTGCCTGCGGCTTGGTCAGAAGGATCGGTGAGCGGGATGCGTATTCGAGGAGGATTAGAGGCTAGTTTTGCATGGAATAAAGGAAAGTTGGAAGGCGTGACGTTTAAGGCGTCCAGGGCTTCGTCTCTGGTTGTGTTTTATGGCGAGCACAAATTCGAAACGACATatgaggatggagatgttATTCAGCTGGGACCGTCGCTGCAAAATTGGGGAAGGTAGAAGAATTATTCAAGGAAAAGGGGATAGTGTATTAGAAAAGGAAATACAATAACtagattatatatttagttctATCCCTGATATTAATTCTATTAGTTCTATTACTACCATCGCCTTCAACAGCTGTGATATCATTAATACGTtggctattattaatttttaacaTAATTCTATACTACCCTCCATGTGTACAGCTAGTTACTGTATAAAGCATAATCCCAAATTCATCCAGATTCTCCAACCAATTATCCACCCTGTATCGCCTTTTCGCTACGAGAGCTTCACTCAATGTTTCGGGTATGGGCCATAATTCATCAATGCAGAGGCTTCCCTCAACCCACTCCGCAAGATGCATATTATAAGCCGCCTCCCAGTCCCGTCGTGTCTGAGCAAACCATAGGGCTCTACTAGCTGCGGCTGGTAATCCCTCCAATTCGGTGCCGAGGAACGTCGGCAAGCCATCTTCAGAAGAAAGAACGCTATCAAAGAGATACATGGTGTAGAGCGTTCGTCGTTTAGCCTCGGCTATGATCCAGCTTTCCCATTTGGGGCGCGTGCGTTGCTGCTCAGATACACACATTAGCCCTCGGCGAGATGTCACGCATGCCAACTCTTGTAGATTCATCATAGCCTGGCGAAGAAACGGATTGGTGCCTTGGCTGAGCCTGAAGAACAAGACCATTGTGTACATGAGAAATGCTTGAAATGCgctgagaagagaaaagtcGTCGTAAGTTTCACGCCGGTCATAGAGATTATTCATCTCCCTCTGCAGTATCTCTGCCGTCACGTTTTCACTGCCCAGTAAAGGCCGATCGCATATGCGTATGATGCTCAGACAAGTAGCGAGCGGTTGACTCAGTCCAGTCAGCTGAGAGACATGTACAAATGGCGGGAATCCACGGCCATGTATGGCCATCCCAGTGTACGACTTTAAGATGCGATAGATGAAGGCCGATACCGTAGGCGGGTAGTTTTTGACACTTTGACCGGGAATGGGAATGTACGCATTGAGCCAGCGGTTGCTGATTTCCTCGGCATTAATTGGACAAACAAGATCGAGATTAGAAAACTCGAGAATGTCTGGCGGCAGCGCTGGAGCCGTGAATACAGGACCTGAAGGCTGCGTAACCGGCAACTGAGGTCTTatagcggcagcagcaggaatGCTTGGCGAAAACTCAACGATGGACCTACTGTCAGCCAAGGCCGGATGAATTGAAGGCGTCGGTGGATCTTGAGGAGTCCCTTGCGTTGACACATCGTCGCGCTCAGGACTAAGCAGAGGACCGCCAGAACTGCGCgcaaagctgctggagaaagGAACTGGGCCGCCTGTATTGTTCACATAGACACAAGACAGGCCTCGCTGAGCACATCGTGAGCAGCATCTCTCTTTGCGGTCGCATCGTGCTTTGGCAACTGAACACTGCTGGCAAGCCTTTTGCCGAGAAGTTGCGTATCTCGTCGATTTCATTGCTGGAAGTTTATAGTGGTACCTGAGGGACCTTTGCCGTTTTTGCAGCAGAAGAGTTGAGAGCGTACAGTATTTATACAGTGTTGAGACTGTATGTTAAATATGGGTGGCTTGTAGAAGACTTATGGCATGATAATGTAGGCCTAGAAAATCTCTGTTTTGACTTTGGAAGAGTAGAAACTTGTGTACAAATTGTGGTCAGCTAAATCCAACTTGATCACTTTGATAAAACTATAGGACATGGATAGAAATATAGAAGTGGTGAATGGAGGAGAATTAATTTCATTAAGATAATAACCCTTTGCTACATACATGTCGGTTTACGGCCTGTTTTAGGAGTTTTCTAAGGCTTGCAGGGCTTCTTCAAGCGTAATGACCCGGAGATTCATTTTTGGCATCAAAGATTCTAGTAACACGGCAGAAAACTGTTCATGATGCTGAACCGGAAGCTCCAGCACGTTGTCCGAAATCACATAGATGTTGTAATCCAGATCAAATAGCCGATAGATTGTACTCATGACGACACCGGAGAGACTAAGTCCAGACTATGTTGACGAATATTCGTCAGTTCATCAATGCTTATCATCAGGACTGGGTACATTTAACTCACGATGACAACGGTGTCGATGTTGTTTTTCTGGAGAATCTCTTCCAAGGCATTTCCCGCACCTCCATACCATCGTATCTTTTGGAGCACAATGTCCTTATCGTCAATATTGAGGTACGAAGGTACCTTTACGATGGGACTGTGCTCGTTGAATGTGGCAAAACCATTCACCAATTTAGTAAACGGTGCTTCATTGGGAAGCTCGGCCTGAGAAGGGCTAGTGAAGTACAGAGTTGTGAAGATGTTCAAAGGTCGAGAATCTCGCTTATGCAAGGCGTCGACCCAACGAGTGCAGTTTGACACGAATTGTTGTCCTTCCGGCGTAGTTTTGGCAATATCGAATAGAATAGTCATAAAATCGAGATTCAGGATGGCATATCTTTTGCCAAACGTTAAGGGGCTGCAGGTGCCGTTGGACTGTATAGGGGCCATTTTGATGGACGGGATGATATTAACGGTTTGAATATGGTATGTTCGTTGAAACGAGCATACAACTTTCTATCTTGACCCATCTTTATGCTCTCACTGCAGTAGAGCTCTAGAATGCATCTAGGGTAAATGATGTGAACTCCGGACGAACCCGGAACTCAAGGCTTGAGGCATAACTAAACTCTCGTTTCAATAGTGGATCATGGCTAGATACCCATATACTAGAACTTTCTTCAACTCCGTGAACCCCGTGAACCCCGTGATCAACTCCGTGATCAACTCCGATATACGGTCCTCAGTTCCGAGATCTGTCTTGAGATTCGCCCCTTGGAAAAGATATATAGAATCGCCGAATCCTTTAGCATCTTGGAGAAATCATAAATTGTAAGCTTCCAAAGTCAGAAAATACAaatcaaaaacaaaaatgtcATCTACATTGAAAGATAACCAAGATCCTGAAACAACACCACCCACGCCAGAAACACCACCATCAGGTACAGACGCAACCGAgccttatagtattttcgATGGTCGGCAAAGGGCATTAATCGTAGTAATTGTCTCCACAGCTGCAACTTGTAAGTAATTCCAGATCCTACTAGAGATTGCAACCATCAACTTCGTCTTACTAATAATAGCTTCTATGCTGCAGTCTCCGGATTCGCATCCAACATTTACTTTCCAGCACTACCAACCATTGCTCACGACCTCAATGTTTCCGTCGAACTCGTCAATCTTACTGTCACTTCCTATCTGATATTCCAAGGAATCGCTCCAAGTCTGTGGGGTCCTGTATCCGATGTGAAAGGCCGTCGTGTGGCATACTGTTGCACATTTCTCGTCTTTATAGGGGCATGCATTGGCCTTGCGAATACAAGAAACTACGCCACATTGATCGTCCTCAGATGCCTTCAGAGCACTGGTAGCGCTAGTACGATTGCCATTGGATCGGGTGTAATTGGAGATGTCACTACTCGCGCGAATCGCGGAAGCCTCATGGGTATATTTCAGGCCGGCCTACTCGTTCCTGTTGCCGTCGGCCCTGTGATTGGAGGTGCTATTGCTGGATCCTTAGGATGGAGGGCCATATTCTGGTTCCTTACTGCCTATGGCGGTGGCTTTCTACTTGTTCTCGTACTGCTTCTCCCGGAAACACTACGCTCCATTGTCGCCAATGGTAGTCGGACTCCCTCGTCTCTAATAGGGAGATACCCCCTTAACATGTATCAGAAATTGTCAAAGATTGAATGGAACCGCGAAACATCAGCGGCAGCACCCGACGCAAAAAAGCGCATTGATATTTTGGGACCGTTTCACATCCTCATCAGCAAACATGCGACTCCTATCATCGTTTTCCTCTCAATCTACTACGCTGTCTGGCAAATGAGCATCACTGCTATGTCTACCCTCTTCAAAGAACATTATGGATTGAAGGAGACGCAAATTGGATTGACATTTATTGCAAACGGCGTGGGCTCTATGATTGGGACGCTCATCACTGGCAAAATCCTCGACAAGGACtataaaagagttaaagCCGCCTATGATGCACAAATGGTCCAAGGAGATGCTGAAAATGGCAGTGATACTACACATTCCATCTCCAAAACCGAAGACGATTTTCCCATTGAGAAAGCCCGACTTCGCCTAGTTCCTGTCTTCTCTATCATCCAGTGTTTGTCTATCCTCCTATTCGGCTGGACGATTCAATACCCTCATCGTGTGCACATTGCTGTCCCAATCATCTCTACTTTCATCACAGGTTGGACCGCCGTCTCTACTCAATCTATTATCATGACATATCTTGTTGATATCTTTCCGGACCGGAGCGCCGCTGCAAGTGCCAGTTTGAATCTTGCTAGATGTCTctttgctgctggcggtACGAGTATAGTAATGCCAATGGTAAATGGTATTGGTGTCGGACTGGCATTTACAATCGCCGTAATTGTTCAGTTTGTCGCTCTCCTAGGCCCAGTCATCCAGTGGAAATTTGCCGCTGGTTGGAGAAAGCAGTCCAGAGCGCAAAAGCAGTAAGTCATGATCAATGTTAAACGCCTCCTTGAGATAAGGGACATTTGCCCTTCTTGGGTTTAGATTTGTATCGCCATTGAAGGCCACTGCGGAGAGATGCTTTATTTTGATAGCATAAATAGACAAAATAACTTCTTGCTACGGTTCGGAAGGGATAGTTGAAGATATGTGGAAGCATACTAGATTGAAGctaaatagtataataataatagagaTGGGAATCATAAATTCATGAAGCGATATGAAGCATAGTAATACTCTTAAAACTTAGGATCTACttattatttagtaaaataaGTACTATTAAAAGTGCTGTCTAATATTCTTGCTCTCTTTATTCATAAAATTTCATTAATCGTGAGTTAGTTATTGTTCCCTGTAGCTACTCCCCAGAAGTAAGTTGCCCAGGCTCCCAATAGTAGAACTATCATAGCGACGAAGCAAGACAAGCTAAAATTGTTGTGTCGTTTTCGATTTTTGCCTTCCTCAAACTCTTCTTTGAGAGCGTTAATCTTTTCGCCTCTGATAATTCTTTGCTTGCGCGTCCATTGTAATCTGTCCATGGTGGGACTAACAAAGCTCATTCCGACCATTATCATACCCACTACAACAGAGCCTGCCGCAAGCGCGACATAGAGAATAATGACCCTGTTGTAGCTGTCATTATCATGATCCTGGATAACACCTGCGACGATACCGATAATAATGGTCATgctgttgttgatggcaatCTTGATGGCATAGCCAGATCCAAATACTTCCTGGTACCACATGCTTGTTCGGATGCTGTCGATTATGACTGTTGGCCCAAGAGACGCTGCAAACGCGTAAATGCCGAAGCTGGCTGCGGTTCCTCCCACTGTAGGACCAAAAGCGGCAAGACACATCGAGAGGAGCATACCGGAACCGCAAACCAACATAATGGTGTTCCGCTGACCAAGTATATCAATGAAGACACCCAAGATTGGTACCAAGAAAAAGCCGAGATACTGTGACATGGCTGAATACCAGCCTGCAGTGACTGCTGAAATATTGAACCGTTTCTGGGCGAATTCTGTGGCATTGGAGGAGAAAACACTGGCAACAGAAGTTTGAAAGAGCGAAAATAGTGCTACAAGCCAAAATGGCCAAGGCAGCCTCAGCATTTTGGTGAATTCGaactttttgttcttctcaGTCAATCTTTCACCGGTTGCCGGATCATTGGTGCCAGCATAGCGCCGTTCACAGTAATTTGTGAAAATGTAGAAAACAGCAGTTACCGCATTGGTGAAGAGGTTGATGAACACTGCACACCAATACACCCAGCTGAAGTTTCCTGTTCTCTTTGCAATAACATTGGCGGATGCCTTGCCAACAAAGCTTCCGATCTTGCCAAGACCCAGCTCAAACCCAAGTGTGGAAGCGAATCCATTCGAGGGAGCGAACCAAGACGAGAAAACTTTGTACTGGGCGCACTGCGTGGCAACATCTCCAAGGGCTTGAACAACGCTGCCAACTATCATGAACTTGAAGCTGCGGACTTGGGTGGCTGCCGCAATGAGAATTGCCCCAATGCTATATATAGCATTGCCCCAAAGCATTGCCCCTGAAGATTGGAGAGTCAGAAAATGAACCTCAGTGATggaagcagagaaaatgATGCTACTTACTCGCACCACCAATTCGATCTGTAACGACGCCACTGACGAGAATCAGAGCTGTTTTGATAAAGTTTTCGCTTGCATCCAGTGTTGCATATTGAGCGTTATTGATGTGTAGCTCCTACAGATCTGGTCAGAATATGTTAACAAGAGGAAAAATTTTGATCAGAACCAACCTTCTTCAAGGTACTTTTCATGGCTCCTGTCACTCCGCTGCTCCAGTGAGAGCCAAAGCCAACCAAGCTTACGAGTACGACGGAGAGAATCTTCATACTCCATGGGATGTTGCTACTTCGCTGCCGCTCTGATATGGTGTCCGACTCGTCACCAACCGACACATCGGCGACGGTGggattcttttcttcatcgcccATGATGTGCAATATTATTTCACCCACAAAGAATGGAAGAAACTGGCGAGATTGACCAGCGGCAGTTGACTGGAAGGAGTAAAGCAACCAGACGCTTCAGCAGGATCGCGAGCGATGATCGGCGCCTTTAAAGAAATGCATGCGAGCGGGGATCTTATCTGATTGATAACTCTTGGCGCTGATTGATAAATGATTAAAACACCACTGACGACGATGGTGGATCGGGTGCCACATGGCCACCAATTTTTACGCACCTGCTCCGTCCGTTAGAGCGCATTCGGACTCTTCGCCGGTCGTGTTGGTATGGCCATGGCCTTAGTTCCCAAGCATAACGGGGCCAAGCCTGGAAGAAACCCGAGAGGTGGTTCTAAACCGGCAATGCCAAGATCGGTGAACAAGGAATATGCATGACAAGCGCTGATGAGCCAACAGAAAATTTTGAGTAGGCATGGAACAGTGCTTTTGACACTATTGACTTGTTAGGCAACCTCTGAGATCACACAGTCTCAGCAGAAAAATAATTCTTAGCAGTGCAAGTTGGCAACCATCTACATGTTTGGAACAAGCAATAAGAACATGCTTCCTAGAATTCGTTGCTTTCGTAGAGGGTCTCTTCCGGAAGTTGCCCGGGCAATTAGTCAACATGATAGCTCTTCAATCGCGCTTGTACGAACACGACGCTGGTGGAACTGGCATCGGGGTTGTCTCAAACGAACGGCGGACTCGAGAAATAGAACTCTGAGGGTCCCCGTGAGCAAACGACATCAGTCCATCAAGTGACATTCGATGGTGGCTTAATTTGTTCTTTAGTGGTCAAAAGGCCCCTTTATTGAAACTTTCAAGTGGATTCTACTTCGTTATCCGTCGGATAGACAGTGATCCGAGCAACGATAGACCCCGCCTATTAGTGAACTGGAATTTGGGCTGCTATATTATGTACATTCCCACATGAAGCTAAACATCGACATGTCAAGGCTAGTAATAGTTGACCAAGTGTGTATTTTATTATGCATGTAAACGACGCCAGTTTTCGGCTGCAAAAATGGAAGACGTAGTCTGGTATGAACGTCTTGCGGGGTCTCGAGGCAGCCGAAACAGCCCCAATATGCAACAATTCGTGGAAACAAGTGTCAGCCGAGAACCATCTCGGATGCGAGCCGAATGTCCACAAGTTTGAACCTGTTCTGAAGTCTCGGAAAATGAGCTGTAGCTGCAGAGCCTAAATTAAGCATCGCCAAGTTCTGCTGGTACTAGTGCAAGATAGGGTGCAGGTTTGCAAAAGAGGTGTCTGTACATCACCCCGAGCTATTGTGCTACTACAAATTCTATAAGGGAAAGACTCCATtagaatttaaaatttagaaTCACTGCTAGCTATCAAAGTATTTTGAACAGCTGCAGAAGACGAGATCTACGAGATTGTTCCAAGATTCCCAGGTGCTAATGCACGCCATAGCTATCAATCGCCCCGCCATTCAGCGCGATAATCGATAAGATAAGCCGCTGCAGTTcgcccaagaaaaaaaaaatttcccTAGCAGAGCAAAGCTTTATTCAATCCACAGCGAGTCCTGGTTCGAAGGCCTGGTTTGCGACAAAATGTCCGCCTCAATTGCGTCGCCCGAGCCGGCGATTTCAAAgccagaaaagaagcatAAGAAAGATAAAGCATCCAAATCAGAAAAGAAGCGCGAcagagacgaagaagcaaTTGCCGACGGCACCCGCAAGCACAAGAAATCGAAGAGCGCATCTGTCGAGGAAAACAGAGATGACGAACCCGAGGCCTCTCAATTAgcagctggcgatgatgagttAGCgcacaagaacaagaagaaggagcataagaaaaagcagaaagaagaggagaatgatGCGGAGGATGCTagtggagagaagaagaagaagaagaagtcaaagaAGCATgcggacgaagacgaggaggaagccGAGAAGCCTTCAGCTGCCGATGCCaatgccgatgccgatgccgatgcaAGCGCAATGGATGTCGACCAGGCCTCTGAGCAACAAACATCTTCTGGAATATACCAGCCCCCCGACATGCCCGCCAAACCTCAGTTCCCATTCTATAGCCAGACAGTTTCTCTCTACGAACCCATATACCCCACCGGCTGGTCACAGCCAGTAACGAGCAGCGAGTACCAGCACCTACAGCATCTCAAGAACAAATACGTTCCCTCTCTGCGTGGCGTCCTGATTAGCTACAAGAATGTGGCGCTGGGCGAGAACCCGGGGCGCACAGGTGCTGCAACATCAGACGACGACCCAAGCATCCTGAAATCCGTCAACGAGTACGCCGTCGGTTTTGGCTGGATCACCGCCGAAGTCGAGCTGTTCGTTCCTAGCCGCGGTGCCTGGATGGAAGGCAGCATCAATCTCCAGACAGAAGGCCACATTGGTGTCGTTTGCTTTGGCCAATTCAACGCATCGATTGAAGCTAGACGTCTGCCATCTGCCTGGAAATGGGTCTCCAACGAGGATCCGGAGGCCCATGGCATGGAAGAGACTGCATCAGTGATTACCGCCGACGACCATGGAGTAGTGCGCCAGATTCACAGCACCGGTTTCTGGGTTGATGGAAGCGGAAAGAAAGTTAAGGGCAAGATTCGCTTCCGCATTCGCAATTTCGATGTCGGTGTTAGCGGCGAGACGAGTTACCTCAGTCTGGAGGGCACCATGCTTGAtaaggaggctgagaaagcTCTTGTAAGAGAGGAAGCCGCAACAGCTGCGTTGAGGAGGGGAAATAAGGGCCGCAACGCCCACCGAAGAAGAGCGCCAGAGTTTGCCATGACACGGTTTATGGACGAGACAGAGAGGCCGGCTGAGGAAGCAGTGGCGGCCGCGGAGTAAGGGGCAACTTGTGAAAATTATGGGCTGGAACGTCGAGTGGCTGTAGAGGAGGTGAACTACCTTGGTAACGGGGGGGCATGCTTTTGGAGTTTGTTATGATACCCTCCTTAGACGGGGGCTTGTCACAATATTATTGAGCGATCATGATTTGAGAATTAATAGGAAGCAAAAAAGTATTCCATTGCTAAGCATCAGATGTTTACGCTATGTATGCCGAGGAATGAGCAATCCATACCCATTTCTAAAGTTCTGTTTTATGCCGATGCCTTTACCATAGGTTCCCACGGTCGTTCCAGGTTCCAAAGATAGAGCTCTTCCGCAGATTCACTTGTTGTATTTTTCACAAAAATGTGCTGGAATGGAGACATTTCTGATGGCAATAACGATGAGAAATCAGCCCAATAAGTGGCATCTTCCCAGCTAGGCTGCTC comes from Trichoderma asperellum chromosome 3, complete sequence and encodes:
- a CDS encoding uncharacterized protein (BUSCO:EOG092D45TL), which encodes MSASIASPEPAISKPEKKHKKDKASKSEKKRDRDEEAIADGTRKHKKSKSASVEENRDDEPEASQLAAGDDELAHKNKKKEHKKKQKEEENDAEDASGEKKKKKKSKKHADEDEEEAEKPSAADANADADADASAMDVDQASEQQTSSGIYQPPDMPAKPQFPFYSQTVSLYEPIYPTGWSQPVTSSEYQHLQHLKNKYVPSLRGVLISYKNVALGENPGRTGAATSDDDPSILKSVNEYAVGFGWITAEVELFVPSRGAWMEGSINLQTEGHIGVVCFGQFNASIEARRLPSAWKWVSNEDPEAHGMEETASVITADDHGVVRQIHSTGFWVDGSGKKVKGKIRFRIRNFDVGVSGETSYLSLEGTMLDKEAEKALVREEAATAALRRGNKGRNAHRRRAPEFAMTRFMDETERPAEEAVAAAE